GTAGTACTGATTTATTGTATCTGCAATTATGAATTTAAAACTCATATAGGAATATAAAATTAGTAAATTTTATTAAATTATAATAAAAAATAGACAAATTTATATAGTTCTGAATATAATAAAGTATCATATAAATGTATATGAAATCCTTGGAAAGGATGAGTTATATGAAGGGAATAGATATTTACAGCGGAACTATTATAACAGACTGGAATGCTATTAAAGCAGACGGAGTTGAGGTCGTTTATATAAAAGCTACAGAAGGCTTAACCTATGTAAATCCACTTATGGACAGTCATTATAGAAATGCCAAAGATGTAGGATTAAAGGTGGGATTTTATCATTTTGCACGAAGAAATGATCCCACTAGAGAATATAATCACTTTATTAACACCATAAGTAAATATCATCAGGATTTGAGGCCTGTATTAGACTATGAAGAAAGTAATCCTGACTTTAATTTTATAAAAATATTTATGAATCAAAATGAAAGTCTTTTGTTTTATTCTAATCATAATATAGCAGATAGAAGCAGCATCTCCAAAAATAGAATATGGATTGCAGAGCCTAATACAAGACCCTCTAATACTAATGGATATGCTGGTATCCAATATAGCTGGAATGGCAGGGTAAATGGCATTCAGGGAAATGCAGATATCAATATATTCAGCAGGAATATATTGATGAATAATGAGAATTCCAGTAACCAGTTAACGGTAAATGAAAATAATAGAGTTAAGATAATACAAATGCAATTAAATAAGGTCTTAAAAAAAGGATTAGATGTTGATGGAAGCAATGGTTCTAAAACTAGCGCTGCTATAAAAGAATTTCAAGGTGCCATGGGACTTTTACAAGATGGCATATGGGGTCCAATGACAGTACAAGCTATAGAGGAAATATATGCAAGACCTACTGTTGGAATTAATTATTTCAGTTATATATACGCAACTAGATATATACAGTGGAGAGCTGGCGGTACAGTGGATGGTATTTTTGGAAATGAAACTAAAAGTAATGTTGAAAAGTGGCAGAAGAATCATGGGTTGGTTGTAGATGGAATTGTAGGTGCTGAAACCTGGAAAAAGCTTCTTGATTGAAAAAGCATGGTTATTAGTTATTAGGAAAGCTGTCTGACAATGTGTATGCATTGTCAGACAGCTTTTTTAGTTTTATAGCTTTGAAAATAATAGTTTCAAGCATTTTACTGTGAAAAAATTATGAACACTTAATTATTTATCGGCATAATCTATTATTAGATAAAAGTTAGTTTAAGGAAACTCTATTAAGTTTAACTAACTATGAAGATTTACAAAGGGGTGAAAAATTTATGAGAAAACTAAGTAATACTGATATTGGAGAATTTGTAACAGTACACAGTATTGATTCAAAAGGATTATTAAGGGAAAGAATGCTGGCATTAGGTCTTACAAAAGGTGCTTTAGTGGAAGTTGTTCATAGAGGACCATCAGGGGATCCTACTGTATATGATATTAGAGGGGCTATGATTGCACTTAGAAAAGAAGAAGCATGTCTTATAGAAGTTTCTTAAAGACATTTTAATAAAATAGTACTTATCAATAATTTGGAGGTTTGAAATGGGTCTTACTTGTCATTCAACAGGACTGGAAGTTTTAACAGAAATGTATGAAGTGGATAAAAGAGAAGATCAACAGATTTTTGCATTGGCAGGAAACCCTAATACGGGTAAGAGTACAGTTTTTAATGCTTTGACGGGATTAAGGCAGCATACAGGTAACTGGCCTGGAAAGACAGTAACAAATGCAAGAGGAGAATTTAAAGTAAAAGATAGGGAATATATACTTGTGGATTTGCCAGGGACTTATTCTCTATTTTCTTCTTCTGTAGAAGAAGAAGTTGCCAGAGATTTTATTTGTTTTGGAAATTCCAATGCTACAATTGTTGTTACTGATGCTACTTGTCTTGAAAGAAATTTAAATCTAGTATATCAGGTTATGGAACTTACAGATAAAGTTATTTTGTGTATCAATCTTATTGATGAAGCGAAACGAAAGAAAATAACTGTTGATGGTAAAAAAATAGAAGATAAACTGGGAATTCCAGTAGTACTTACTGCTGCCAGAAGCGGTGTTGGAATAGAAGAATTAAAAGAAACTATAGCTAAAGTTACTTCAGGTGAGTTGCAGCCCACACCTAAAAAGATAATTTATCAGGAATATATAGAAAAAATGATACAGAAACTTAGCTCTGTAATAGAGGAAAAAATAAAAAATTTAAATACTAGATGGCTTTCTTTAAGACTCATAGATGGGGATGAAGGCATTAGAAAGACAATAATTAACAAACTTAAAAAGGAAGATGCAGATATTATATTGAAGACAGTGGAAGAAGTAAAAGGTAAATATGATAAGAAGGATATTAGAGATGATATTACTTATACAATATATAAAAGTGCAGAAGAAATAAAAAATGAATGTGTTCATGAAAATAAAATAATTAACAGAGATAGAGTAATAGATAAGTATATTACTTCAAGAATTTTTGGTATACCGCTTATGATAGCAATACTTGCATCGGTATTGTGGTTAACTATAGCTGGTGCCAATGTACCTTCAGATATGCTGGCAAGGGGATTATTTGCCATTGAAGATAAATTGACGCTTTTATTTACACAGCTTAATGCCCCTAAGTGGCTTCATGGGGTATTGATTCTTGGACTATATAAGACTATGGCTTGGGTAATTTCTGTAATGCTGCCGCCTATGGCAATATTCTTTCCTTTGTTTACTATTTTAGAAGATTTAGGGTATTTACCAAGAGTAGCATTAAATCTTGATCATCTATTTAAAAAAGCTTGTGCCCATGGAAAACAATGTCTTAGTATGTGTATGGGACTTGGATGTAATTCTGCCGGTGTTATAGGCTGCAGGATTATTGAATCCCCAAGAGAAAGACTTATAGCTATACTTACAAATAACTTTATTCCTTGTAATGGAAGATTTCCAACGATTATTGCCATTTCATCAGTTTTTCTCATTGCAAAGGGAGGCGGTGGCTTAAGTATACTTCCTGCATTAGCGGTTACAGGAATAGTTGTCCTTGGAGTAATAATGACTTTATTTATTTCACGTTTGTTGTCTAAAACTGTACTAAAAGGGTACCCATCAAGTTTTACATTAGAACTTCCACCTTATAGGATGCCGCAAATAGGAAGAGTAATATATACTTCAATTATAGACAGAACCATATTTGTGCTGGCAAGGGCTGTACTTATAGCTGCTCCAGCAGGAGTAATAACTTGGATTTTAGCTAATGTATATATAGGAAATTTAAGTGTTTTAGATCATGTAGTGACCTTTATAGACCCTTTTGCAAGATTTATAGGACTTGATGGTTATATACTCATGGCCTTTGTACTTGGAATACCAGCAAATGAAATAGTAATTCCTATACTTATTATGGCATATCTTTCTACAGGAACCATGGTGGATTTTCAAAGTATTGATTCACTTAGAGATATACTTCTTTCTCACGGATGGACCTATCTTACAGCTTTAAATGTATTGCTTTTTTCTCTGCTACATTGGCCTTGTGCTACTACACTATTGACTATAAGAAAAGAAACTGGAAGCATTAAATGGACGTTGTTTGCTGCAGCTATGCCTACGGGGATTGCCATAGTGGTATGTTTTATTACTACATCTATAGCTAGGATACTTGGATTATACTAGTAATTGTTTCAAATAATCAATTGATTAATTTTCTTACTAGTGGGAAAGGACGAAGCAAACGTCAAAGTGCAAAGTTCAAAGAACAAATATCAGATTTAGAAAAGTGATAGGAGTAAAGTTACCTATTAAGTTAAGAGTTAAGAGTTGAAAGTTGAGAGTGATGGATATTTTTCTTCCGTTACACTACAGAAAAATTTAGAATTAATAAATACAAACTTAAAAAAGGAGATTGGTTTATAAAAGGTTTTTGGGCGGTTAGCCCGGTGGTTTAGCAGTGATATTACATTAATATGATGAATCTACGTTGACTGAGTATTAGCATTTAGATAGTTGTTTTTATAGTCCGAAGGACTATAGGATTAATACCTACAATTTTGTATAGTTAAAAATATTTATTTGGTGGCTACTAGACTCGATTTTTCAATCATATTAAGTATAGAAAATATCGATGTTTAGATAGTTATTTGAAAGCTAAGAGCTGTAATACTTCATTTCTAACAAGGTGAAGATAACAGCTGCAACTTCTTCATGTAATTCATCTAAACTTATATTGTATATAGCTCTTGTTAAGGGGTATTTTATTAATAACATGGTCCTACGGACAGGTCAACAGAATTAACGAATGTTTAGTTATATTTTGAAAAATTTTATTACCTAAGTTAGTTGGCACAGCCGACCTACCGGTCTAAAAACCTATATTGCCATTTAAAATGTTAAATTATTAGTTCTAAAGCTTTTTTCGCAGTACAGCGAAGAAAAAGCATCAGTAACTCTTAATTCTTAATTTTTAACTCTTAACTAATTGTGAATTTTGTTGTAAAAGACAAAATCACCTTATTTGTTTTTTGGACTTTGATATTTGAACTTTTTTAAACTCTCCACTTTCCACTATCCACTTTCAACTGAGAAAAGGATTGTTTCGTCCTTTTCTCCTAGTATGAAAGTTAATTACATACTAAAATAATGTAATTAACTTTTAGTTTTTACTATTAAATTAGTATAAATTACATTTAAAATAATAAATATGTATGGATAGTAATATTAAGGGAGATATTGAATATCTATGTATGATTTAAATCTAGATCCCGTAAGTTTTCTAGATAAAGTTAGAAGCGATAGGGGAATAGAAGATTTAAGAGATTTTTTTAAGCAATTAACTGCAAAGGATTTAAAAGGGGCTAAAGACTTTATAAATGACAAAGATCTTCAATTTCCTACTTTGTTTGTTCTTAGAGATGAGATACAAAGAAATAATTTGGAAGATGTCCTAACTAAAAAGAATAAGATAGCATTATTAATAGTAAAAGAGATATTGACAGATAAAAGGGATAATCTAGCTTCTGAAAAATTATCCTTTGATTATGTACAGATGATTCACAATGTTCTAAAGTGGATCATTGAAACAGGCTTTAAAGATGATGGTATGGATGACGATTATGATAGAGTATTAGATATTTCTGCAATACTTCTAACAAAGATGTATAAGGATAAAACTATACTTAATATACTGGTAGATATGATTTTTGATAGATATAAAAAGGGAGCTTTGGTACATGATTTGGTATGGGCATTTTTTCAAATAGAAGATCCACAAAGTTTAATACTCATTGGAGAAAAACTATTGTCTTCCATACCAGAAGATGTGAAGATAGCAGCAAGATTATTAAATTTTATACCAGAAGTAGATAAGAGTATCACTAAAGAAAAGAAGTATACAACTTTTCTAAATTGGATGAAGGAGAACGGTTCATTTTTAGAATATACAGGAGAGAGTTTTCAACAAAAAACCAATCCTAGTCCTTACAAGGTAGTTTTAGAAGGAAAATATTTATGTAAAAATATATGTTGTGAAACTGGAAGGACTCTAGGTATTCCATCAAGAGAAGAAAATCAACTGTTAAATGGCTTTAAGAAATTAGATTATGATACAAAAATATTGCTTTCAAATTTTTCAATTAGAATACATCAAAAGAATATATATCTATGGGATGTATGGCTCCACTATTCTTTAGAGGATCAAATAAAGATTGCTAAGATAGGAGGAGTACAATGATTAAGATCAATGGAGATAAATTTGATATAGGTACCATAATAAATCAATATAAAGACAATAGCACAGAAGCATATACTTTAAAGAAAATGGCATCCGGTGAAGAGGTTCATGAATATGATTCATTGGATGAACTCAAATTTGAATTAAATCTGAGAAAAAATATTGTAAATGCAGCTATAGATCTTGATAAAAGCAATTTTGATTTTGCTGTTTTCCGTAAATCAAGAGCAAATTCTGAATATTGGGAAAGAACGCGTCAAGGTGGATTCCTATTGAGAAACGGAGTAAGTTCCGCTAGTGCCATAAATGATATTTATAAAAACAGTGGTAAATATGCTACTGAGTGTGCCACAGCTATGGTAATTGTGTATTATAAAGCAGTTTTGGATTCTTTTGGAGCAAGACTTTTTGATACTGTTTTCTCAAATATATATCTAATGAACTGGCATTATATTGATAGAAATCTTGGACTTGATATCAGTGATGACATATCAGATTTTTTACCAGGAGATTGCAGATATTTTAAAAATCCTGATGTGAATCCATTGACTCCAGAATGGCAGGGGGAAAATGTAATTGATTTAGGGAATGGTAAATATTATGGCCATGGAATAGGAATAAGAACAGCTGATGAAATAATTGAAGCTTTAAATGAAGAGAGATTTATGGGAGCAAGAAGATCTGCTTTTTTACTGGATTCTGCTACAAGACCGGATTTTAAACATCTGTTCTATATATATTTAAAGTCAGTTTCTAGGAATGAGGAAGCTCATAGACGAAGACATAGGCATCATTGAGGCAAGTTCTTAATTCAGGTGGGGATTCTTTTACCCCATCTGAATTTTAGAACTGCAAATGCATGGCTTACTTGGCGTTGAACTCCCACTTGAAGAAAAGCAGAGAACCAAAATCTTTTTTTTGATTTTGTGTGAATCGCTTTCACAGAGTGCAAGCAGACAAAACAAAATTTATTTTGTATTTGGTGTGAATCGCTGTACAGAGTGCGTGGGAGACTTACACCAAGTTAGTCAGGTTAAAATAGAAAAATTATAATTTATGGTATAAGTTACTATCAATTTATTTTACATAGATTGATAGTATTTTTAAATTTTATTGCCCAAATAAATTAAATTAATATATAATTAAATTATATATTAATTTAATTTATTATAACTAGGAGTTATCTATAATGAATATGGACTTGGAACTTTATAAAATTTTTTATACTGTAGCCTGTTGTAAGAATATTTCTCAGGCTGCAGAAATACTCTACATAAGTCAGCCTGCTGTAAGTAAAGCCATAAAAAAACTTGAAAATATTGCTGGAATCACACTGTTTTCAAGAAATTCCAGAGGGGTAAAATTAACTGCAGAGGGAAATATATTTTTTACTTATATAGAAAAAGCAATGGAAGAAATACAGATAGGAGAAAAGATATTATCAAAACTTAAAAAAAGGGAACAGGGTATTATAAAATTAGGAGTAAGTACTACCCTTTGTCAATATTTTTTGATACCTAGACTTAAAGAATTTATAAATAAGTATCCTGATATACAGATTAAAATCATAAATAAAACTACTTTTGATACTTTAAAATTAGTGGATGAAGGAGAAATTGATTTTGGAATTATAAGCTATCCTTTTGACTGTAGTAATTATAACTTTATAGAATTAGATATCATACAGGACATTTTTGTAGCTGGAAGGGATTATATTAAAGAAAAGCATATCAGTAATCTCCATGAAATACTTGAAAAATATAATTTAATGCTGCTAGAGCCAGGGAACATAACCCGTAAGTACATTGATAAATATTTTTTTGATAATAATATAATTGTAAAGCCAGAAATTGAGATAAGCAGTATGGATTTTTTAATTGAATTTGCTAAAATAGGATTGGGAATAACTGTTGTAATAAAAAATTTCATTGAAAAGGAGCTTCAATCTGGAGAATTAGTAGAAATCCCCGTTAAAGTACCTATACCTGAAAGAACTATAGGTATTGTTTCAAATAAAAAAATACCACTATCTATTGCAGCTCAGACTTTTGTAGAGTTTTGTACTAAATAATTTTCTATTTCTTAGAATAGAAGAAGCACGTATTTAGACAGTAAATATTATTAATATAAGGAGCAATATGTAATGAATATTCAAATTTTCGGTGTGAAAAAATGTTTTGATACTAAGAAAGCTGAAAGATATTTTAAAGAGAGAAAAATAAAATTTCAATTCATAGATTTAAACGAAAAAGCTTTAAGTAAAAGAGAGCTTGAAAGCGTAAGCAGATCTGTAGATATCAATGATTTAATTAATAGTAAAGCCAAAGAATATAAAAATTTAAATGTTGAACATATAAGAAATAATGCTGTTAAAGAGGAACTGCTTTTAAATAATGCTAAATTATATAAAACTCCTATAGTACGTAATGGAAAGGAAGCAACTGTAGGTTACATGCCAGAGATTTGGAAACTGTGGGAGTAAGGAGATAATTATGGAATTTGAATTTTTTAAAATAGAAACCTTTATACCAGAAGAATATGTGGAAGAGCTAAGAGAATGCTTAAATAGTATAGGTGCACTTACTATAGGCGGTAATTATGATAATTGTATGGCTGTTTCTAGAGTTACAGGATACTGGAGACCGTTAAGTGGAGCAGATCCTTTTAAAGGAGAAGCTTATAAGGTATCTAGAGAAATAGAATGTAAAATTGAGTTTTCTTGTAAAAGTGAGATATTGAAAGAGGTTTTAACAGTAATAAAGAAAGTCCATCCCTATGAAGTCCCAGTTATAAATGTGCTTCCAAACTTTTTGAAATAAATTTAATTTTACCATTTTCATAATTGATTATTAAGTTTATAATATATAGTTGTTGTAATAGAAATTGAAATTATTTTTAATCATAGATTGATCAATTAACAATCGTTTAATGAAAATATAAAATATTTTATTTAAGACATTTTAAAAGAAAAACAGGGGGGTTTTAAGTGTTTAGTGGAATTAATGATATTAACATACACAATGCAAATATTTTGAGTCAGGCATTACCTTATATTCAAAAGTACAGTGGAAAGACTGTTGTAATAAAATATGGTGGAAATGCAATGATAAATGAAGATTTAAAAAATTCAGTTATAAGGGATATAGTTCTCTTAAATTGTGTTGGAATTAAGGTAGTGGTTGTACATGGCGGAGGTCCTGAAATAAATGAGTATCTATCTAAGATAGGTAAGAAAAGTGAATTCGTAAATGGACTTAGAGTTACAGATGAAGAAACTATAGAAATAGTACAATCGGTACTGGCGGGAAAGGTAAATAAGGACATAGTATCATTAATAGATAAAAATAAAGGCAAGGCAGTGGGGTTATGCGGGATTGATGCCAATCTTTTAAAGGCAAAGAAAGTAGAACTTCAAGATGGAGTAGATATTGGATATGTAGGGGAAATTGTGGATGTAAATGATTCTATCATACAGCATTGCTTAGATGGAGGCTATATACCTGTTATATCTACAGTAGCTTTGGGTCAGGAAGATGGTAGACCATATAATGTAAATGCAGATTTGGCAGCGGCTAAAATAAGCAGTAAGTTAAAGGCAGAAAAATTTATTTTAATTACAGATGTGCCAGGAGTATTAATGAATCCAATGGATGAAACTTCGCTTGTTTCGGAACTTAAGACCCAAAATATATCTCAATTAATTGAGGATAAAGTTATATCTGGAGGGATGATTCCTAAGATTAATTGCTGTATTGAAGCAGTTAAAGGCGGGGTTAAAAGGACTCATATAATTGATGGAAGAGTACATCATTCGCTTTTACTTGAGATATTTTCTCATGAAGGTATAGGAACTATGATACTTAAATAACATTAATTATACTTAGTTTGATTTTTGTATATTGTTATTAAATAAATGAAAAACATATAATTCCGATTGGAATTATATGTTTTTCATTTATTTTGTAATATTTTATGATTATATTTAATATAATAAAATTACAGAATTGAAAGAATATTATTTTAATTCTGTAAAAAATAGATGTTTAAATTGATAAAAAATATAGTTTTATCTATAAAGAATAATGAAAAATGGTATTGACAGCCAAATTAAATAAAGGTATCATATAGTTGATAATGAATTTCATTATCAACTATATGGTGAGGTGATTTATATGAGTAAAGTAAATATCATTTATTGGAGCGGAACTGGTAATACTGAAGCTATGGCAAAATTAATTGCAGAAGGAGCACAGGAAAAAGGAGCAGAGGTTAAACTTTTAAATGTTTCAGATGCTAAAGAAGATGATGTAAAAGAAGCAGATGTTGTGGCCTTTGGATCACCTTCAATGGGATCAGAAGTTGTTGAAGAATCAGAAATGCAGCCCTTCTTAGATTCAGTATCTTCTATTGTCACAGGCAAAAAAGTAGCTTTATTTGGTTCTTATGGCTGGGGAGACGGTGAATGGATGAGAAATTGGGTATCAGAAATGGATAATTTAGGTGCTAATGTAGTAAATGATGGGTTAATTGTACAAGAGGCACCAGAAGGAGATTCAGCAGAAGATTGTAAAAATCTTGGTAGAGAATTAGTTTAGAAAAATATAAATAAAAAAATTAGAAATGGAAACAATAGATTTAGAAAAATATAAATAAAAAAGAGAGGATTGTTAGAAGATGGCAAGGAGAATTGAAAATTTTATTGATTTTATTGATTATACCAGAGAAAAAGATTATATGATGAATTTAATAACCTACGCAATATCTCCTACGATAGCCGGATATAAACCATCTTCTATAATTACTATATCAAATCAAAATAAGGGTATGTATGATCTATGGTATAAATATGGGGATGAATATATAGATAACATAAATTTAAAGGTATTTGAAATTATGCGAAAAGAAAATCTTATTATATTGCTGTTTTATAATGAGAAACTGTTGTCACAGATCTTGTTCCATGAAAATAATATGAATTTTTTACTGAAATTTGGGTATTCAAATTTAATGTCTTTAGATATGTGCTTACAATTATTAAAATATAGGTATCAATATATGGCTTGCCCTCATGAAGTTGGAATATTTTTGGGTATACCTGTAAAAGATGTAGAAGCTTTTATAGATTGTAACGGAAAACAATGTATACTCTGCGGATACTGGAAAGTTTATCATGATAGAGAAAAAGCTCTTAAAGTTTTTGAGAGCTATGATAAGACAAGAGAGAATGTTGTAAGGCTGTTAAAGCAAAAAGTTGAACCAATTGAAATGATTAATATGTTGAACTCGGAGGTTAGTACTGTATAATGTGAATTCCATACGTTACATAGTAGTATTAAACATTATAATTATCAAGATGAACTGGTATATTACCTTTAAGTTATTATGGTATAGAAATAAACTAGGAGTAATTTTTACTCCTAGTTTATTTCTATATTAAAATTCATTTCTTAATATTTTTGTTTTTAGTATTACAAGAAATACTTTGTGAGCAGTGGCCACAATCACAGCCACCAGAGGATTTTTTCTTAATATTTTTAATAAATAAAAATATTGCGGATGCTACTATAATAAGGGCTATAAGTATTTCTACTATATTTTGCACAAAATCACCTTCTAATTTAAATTACCAATAAGTTTAAAGAGTTTAAACAATTAGATACTTAAAGTTTATATTTATATTATATGATTAAAAGACCTATTCTATAAATAGTAAATGAGACTATCCAGGCTAATAATATTTGGTATACTATGGTAAATACAGTCATTTTACTGCCATATTCTTTTTTCATAGTTCCCAAAGCAGAAATACAAGGTGGATATAATAGCACGAAAACCAAAAATGCATAGGCAGTAACTGGCGTAAACAGTTTAGGAAGTAGTTCTGATAAATTTGCTCCATATAATACACCTAAAGTGCTTACTACTACTTCTTTTGCACCTAATCCAGTCAACAAGGCAACGGAATTTTGCCAGGTTCCAAATCCTAAAGGTTTAAATATTGGCACTAATATATGACCTATACCTGCAAGAAAGCTTGATTCAATATTTACCATACCTGTAAAGCCGAAATTTGATAGAAGCCATATTAAAACTGATATGGAGAAAATTATTGTACCAGCCTTTTTTACAAAACCTTTACCTTTATCCCAAGTATGAATTAAAAGGCTTTTTAATTCAGGAAGTTTATATTCAGGAAGTTCTATTATTAAAGGTTCTTCATCTTTTTTAAATATGGTACTTTTAAATAGTAAACCAATTATAAAAGCTATAAAAATTCCTAATAAGTATAGAGAACCTATTACTAAACCTTGGTGTTTTGGAAAAAAGGCAGCAGCTAGTAGTGCATAAATAGGTAATCTAGCATTGCAAGACATAAGGGGTACTAATAATGCAGTAAGTTTTCTGTCTTTTTCGCTTTCTAGAGTTCGTGAAGCCATTATAGCTGGAACACTGCATCCAAAACTAATAACTACAGGTATAAAAGCTTTGCCTGATAAACCCATCTTTCGCATTATGTTATCCATTAAGAAGGCAGTTCTAGCCATATAACCACTGTCTTCTAAAATTGATACACAGAAGAATAATGTAAGTATTATTGGAAGAAATACTATAACAGAACCAACTCCTCCAACTATGCCATCAACTATTAATGAACTAAACCAAGGGCTGGAAGAAGCTAGTGCTGAATGAAGCAGTGGAATTAAAGAATCATTTACTAAACCATCAAGTAAATCTTGAAGCGGTTGTCCCACCCAAGAAAAAGTTATTTTAAAAATTAAACATATAATTCCTATAAAAATTGGGTAAGCTAAAATTTTATTTAAAAGTATATTGTCAATTCTTTCTGTAGTGGACTTATTAATTTCCTTTGACTGGTCTGTACATTTATTAAGTATTGATTCTATATAGCTATAGGTTTCCTTTTCAGATTTAAAATTATAATCTTTCTCATCAATTGCTGTTGAAAAAGTAGTATTATTTAATGAATCTACTATTTTATCAATATCTTTATGCTTTGATGCAACTATAGGAATTACAGTTACATTAAGTTCTTTTGATAAACTTTTATAATCTATTGTAACCCCTTTTTTTAGAGCTACGTCGATCATATTTAAAACTAATATTATAGGCTTTTTAAACTGTTTTAACTGCATTGTAAGATATAGATTTCTATCTAAATTGGAGGCATCAACTATATTTACAATTACATCAACATCGTCATTTAATAAAAAGTTTTTTGAAACCTTTTCTTCATTAGAATAGGTATCCATAGCGTATATACCAGGTAAATCAACTA
This genomic window from Clostridium pasteurianum DSM 525 = ATCC 6013 contains:
- the feoB gene encoding ferrous iron transport protein B → MLTAALVGNPNVGKTTLFNFLTGSNQYVGNWAGVTVEKKEGFLNKSVKIVDLPGIYAMDTYSNEEKVSKNFLLNDDVDVIVNIVDASNLDRNLYLTMQLKQFKKPIILVLNMIDVALKKGVTIDYKSLSKELNVTVIPIVASKHKDIDKIVDSLNNTTFSTAIDEKDYNFKSEKETYSYIESILNKCTDQSKEINKSTTERIDNILLNKILAYPIFIGIICLIFKITFSWVGQPLQDLLDGLVNDSLIPLLHSALASSSPWFSSLIVDGIVGGVGSVIVFLPIILTLFFCVSILEDSGYMARTAFLMDNIMRKMGLSGKAFIPVVISFGCSVPAIMASRTLESEKDRKLTALLVPLMSCNARLPIYALLAAAFFPKHQGLVIGSLYLLGIFIAFIIGLLFKSTIFKKDEEPLIIELPEYKLPELKSLLIHTWDKGKGFVKKAGTIIFSISVLIWLLSNFGFTGMVNIESSFLAGIGHILVPIFKPLGFGTWQNSVALLTGLGAKEVVVSTLGVLYGANLSELLPKLFTPVTAYAFLVFVLLYPPCISALGTMKKEYGSKMTVFTIVYQILLAWIVSFTIYRIGLLII